In Methylacidiphilum infernorum V4, a single window of DNA contains:
- a CDS encoding glycosyltransferase family 9 protein gives MKILIIKLSSFGDIIQCFPVASGLAKKFPSARIDWVSYDNYRELISYQPAISRIYTLPHYASAGIFPSVVHFLKLLYEIKKESYDIVLDLQGLFRSGILCGLSGAKRKIGPWNAREGSVFFYRERIMPPPPPAQERYLEFLRYLGIEPDPYEFNLPVLPQVLNVKNYVVVHPYSRWRSKIWPWRNYLELTKKLPQYQFVFIGIGPWFPINDSNCIDCRGEIPLNVLMAIIGNAQATISGDSGPAHLSAALGCPTLVMFGPTDASEARPIGKKVIVVQSDVPCSPCWHDICLNKKYPMCCLSEISVEIVIKKLMILIKN, from the coding sequence GTGAAAATTTTGATCATCAAGCTCAGTTCCTTTGGAGACATAATACAATGTTTTCCTGTAGCCAGCGGATTGGCTAAAAAATTCCCCTCTGCTCGAATTGACTGGGTAAGCTATGATAACTATAGAGAACTGATAAGCTATCAACCCGCAATTAGCCGCATCTATACCCTGCCTCATTATGCTTCGGCTGGAATATTCCCTTCGGTCGTCCACTTTCTCAAGCTCCTTTATGAAATCAAAAAGGAAAGCTATGATATTGTTTTAGATCTTCAAGGCCTTTTTCGCAGTGGGATTCTGTGTGGATTGAGTGGGGCGAAAAGAAAGATAGGCCCATGGAATGCCCGGGAAGGTTCGGTCTTTTTTTATCGAGAAAGGATTATGCCCCCTCCACCACCGGCTCAAGAAAGATACCTGGAGTTTTTACGTTATCTAGGGATAGAGCCCGATCCTTACGAGTTCAACTTGCCCGTTCTTCCACAAGTCTTGAATGTAAAAAATTACGTGGTCGTCCATCCCTATTCCCGTTGGAGATCGAAAATATGGCCATGGAGAAATTACTTAGAGCTGACCAAGAAACTGCCTCAATACCAGTTTGTTTTTATCGGCATAGGCCCCTGGTTCCCGATCAATGATTCCAATTGCATAGATTGCCGTGGAGAAATTCCCTTGAATGTTCTCATGGCGATCATTGGTAATGCTCAAGCCACGATCAGTGGAGATTCCGGCCCCGCGCATCTTTCTGCTGCTTTAGGTTGTCCGACCCTGGTCATGTTCGGTCCCACAGATGCTTCAGAAGCACGTCCCATTGGGAAAAAAGTGATCGTGGTTCAAAGCGATGTGCCCTGCTCTCCATGTTGGCATGATATATGCTTAAACAAAAAATATCCTATGTGTTGCTTATCAGAAATTTCGGTTGAAATAGTTATAAAAAAATTAATGATTCTGATTAAAAATTAA
- a CDS encoding homing endonuclease associated repeat-containing protein translates to MKSSHVDQASKKNKEWTEAVVIEEIKKWHAAGKPLFSHYMRKHYQELLAAAVRYFGNWGKAVHAAGFTYDEIRRYRAWSKEKIIQMIQQLYRQGTDLSFRSMMLSEYAPMVYAAIRPNYFGSWKNALLAAGLAPEDIYRYKSWKNENILEEIRRLYNEGADLSSKQMEKNASSLIAIARRRFGSWSAAVEQAGLNYDAIRNRKRWSRELIIQGIRSLKDKGIPLTSTRVREVDPSLFAAACKKRFFGSWKKAVQSALV, encoded by the coding sequence ATGAAATCTTCTCATGTAGATCAAGCTTCCAAGAAAAACAAGGAATGGACAGAAGCGGTGGTTATTGAAGAAATCAAAAAATGGCATGCAGCCGGAAAGCCATTGTTTTCCCATTACATGAGAAAACACTATCAAGAATTGCTCGCTGCGGCCGTCCGTTATTTTGGGAACTGGGGCAAGGCGGTTCATGCTGCCGGTTTTACTTATGATGAGATCCGTCGTTATAGAGCCTGGTCTAAAGAAAAGATCATCCAGATGATTCAACAACTCTACCGCCAGGGCACCGATCTTTCTTTTCGATCCATGATGCTCAGCGAATATGCACCGATGGTTTATGCGGCTATACGACCCAATTACTTTGGCAGTTGGAAGAATGCCCTTCTTGCGGCGGGACTAGCTCCCGAGGATATTTATAGGTATAAATCTTGGAAAAATGAAAATATCCTCGAGGAGATTAGGAGGTTGTATAACGAGGGAGCAGATTTGAGCTCTAAGCAGATGGAAAAAAATGCGAGCTCTTTGATCGCCATAGCCAGGCGCAGGTTTGGGAGTTGGTCTGCCGCCGTCGAACAAGCTGGGCTTAATTATGATGCCATTCGTAACCGCAAGAGGTGGTCCAGGGAGCTTATCATTCAAGGCATAAGATCCTTGAAGGATAAGGGTATACCTTTAACCAGCACTCGGGTTAGGGAAGTGGATCCCTCGCTTTTTGCCGCTGCTTGTAAGAAAAGGTTTTTTGGCAGTTGGAAAAAGGCCGTTCAAAGCGCTTTAGTTTAG
- a CDS encoding transporter substrate-binding domain-containing protein, which translates to MKSIFFIPLLLFSFFPLSFAAEVSHSLKTHLKLRVATRNDPPFSFKGVDGEWEGIAVDLWRRITADLSIPFEFVELPADQDVMIHNLVNGKVDVVVTGIGVDTNLLKRVAFSYPFLTSGLGVAYKSSPVSSLQAVFRFMLSSEFLAVVCGMGFLTFIAGLGVWIFERKKNPHFGGSFIHGIGNSFWWAAVTMTTIGYGDKVPRTVGGRTVAMVWMFVGVVLLSFFTAWITAGVALEKVSLDIVKLKDLSQIRVATVRDSLGSYYLKKRHIRAILFNNLEEALEAVKERKADAVLDEIEEMRYLIHKNFGGELEVSDKTFARIDYAFAFRQGDDLQREVDGWIIAHINELKSYVSLH; encoded by the coding sequence TTGAAAAGTATTTTCTTTATTCCTCTTTTGCTTTTTTCTTTTTTCCCATTGTCCTTTGCGGCTGAAGTTTCACATTCCTTAAAAACCCACCTCAAGCTCAGAGTGGCGACCAGGAATGATCCCCCTTTTTCCTTTAAAGGGGTCGATGGAGAATGGGAAGGGATAGCGGTTGATTTATGGAGAAGGATTACCGCCGATTTAAGCATCCCCTTTGAGTTTGTTGAACTGCCCGCAGACCAGGATGTGATGATCCACAACCTGGTGAATGGGAAAGTCGATGTTGTTGTTACAGGAATAGGGGTAGATACGAACCTTTTAAAAAGAGTCGCCTTTAGTTATCCATTTCTTACCTCGGGGTTGGGGGTTGCCTATAAATCCAGTCCTGTCAGTTCGTTGCAGGCTGTTTTTCGTTTTATGCTCAGTTCGGAATTTTTGGCTGTCGTTTGTGGAATGGGATTTTTGACTTTTATTGCGGGATTGGGGGTATGGATTTTTGAAAGGAAAAAAAATCCTCATTTTGGAGGAAGTTTTATTCACGGGATAGGGAACTCTTTTTGGTGGGCTGCGGTAACCATGACTACCATCGGTTATGGAGATAAAGTGCCAAGAACCGTGGGGGGAAGGACCGTCGCCATGGTTTGGATGTTCGTCGGTGTTGTACTCCTCTCTTTTTTTACAGCCTGGATTACTGCTGGAGTGGCTTTGGAAAAAGTCAGTTTAGATATAGTCAAGCTTAAAGATCTTTCGCAGATCCGTGTGGCCACGGTAAGAGATTCTCTAGGAAGCTATTATCTAAAGAAAAGACATATTCGGGCTATCCTCTTTAACAATCTGGAAGAAGCCCTTGAAGCTGTTAAAGAGAGGAAAGCCGATGCCGTCCTAGACGAAATCGAAGAGATGCGTTACCTGATCCATAAAAATTTTGGAGGGGAGCTGGAAGTTTCGGATAAAACTTTTGCAAGAATTGATTATGCCTTTGCCTTTCGTCAAGGAGACGACCTCCAGAGGGAGGTCGATGGATGGATTATTGCTCACATCAATGAATTAAAAAGCTACGTATCTCTCCATTAA
- a CDS encoding NAD(P)-dependent oxidoreductase, with protein sequence MKIGFIGTGRMGYPMAQNLLASGKELSIYNRTPHKAEPLVSMGAKIFSCPREAAQNCDVVITMVANDEALLEVTGGAEGLINGLKEGGIHLSMSTVSPRTIQVIQSLHASKNQIVVSAPVFGRPNAAAKKELWIVTAGPLEAVRRCHPIFQALGRGYSNLGEETIKANIVKILGNFLIMSVVEALAESFCVAQKANISAQDLLSAVNQALFRSPLYENYGQLICNKSFSEPGFTLKLGFKDANLVRELVESYLSPMPFLDIVYGRFLSALNHGKAELDFAAISTEVFEEGGCT encoded by the coding sequence ATGAAAATCGGATTTATTGGTACAGGAAGAATGGGATATCCTATGGCCCAAAACCTTCTGGCTTCTGGCAAAGAGCTTTCAATTTATAACAGAACCCCGCATAAAGCTGAACCGCTTGTCTCCATGGGTGCGAAAATTTTTTCATGTCCTAGAGAGGCAGCTCAAAATTGCGATGTCGTTATCACGATGGTCGCCAATGATGAAGCCTTGCTCGAAGTTACCGGAGGAGCCGAGGGCCTTATCAATGGTTTAAAAGAAGGGGGGATCCATCTTTCCATGAGTACGGTTAGCCCTCGCACAATCCAGGTTATTCAAAGCCTGCATGCTTCTAAAAACCAGATTGTTGTTTCCGCCCCTGTCTTTGGCAGGCCCAATGCCGCTGCAAAAAAAGAACTATGGATCGTGACCGCTGGACCGCTTGAAGCTGTAAGACGGTGTCACCCTATCTTTCAAGCTCTGGGACGAGGATATTCGAACCTCGGCGAGGAAACCATCAAGGCTAACATAGTAAAAATTCTTGGAAATTTTTTGATCATGAGCGTAGTGGAAGCCTTAGCCGAAAGCTTTTGCGTCGCTCAAAAAGCCAATATTTCCGCCCAGGATCTCCTTTCCGCGGTAAACCAGGCCCTGTTTCGCTCTCCCTTGTATGAAAATTATGGCCAGTTAATATGTAACAAGTCCTTCTCCGAACCCGGATTCACATTAAAATTGGGTTTTAAAGACGCCAACTTGGTTCGGGAGCTTGTTGAATCTTATCTCTCTCCCATGCCTTTTTTAGATATTGTTTATGGGAGGTTTCTTTCGGCGCTAAACCATGGGAAAGCAGAGTTGGATTTTGCGGCAATCTCTACCGAAGTTTTTGAAGAAGGGGGATGCACCTAA
- a CDS encoding efflux RND transporter permease subunit, which produces MLWLVKVALRKPYTVAVMAALIFVMGLLTIETTPTDIFPDIDIPVVNVVWFYQGLTPEDMTNFITTFSEFNLSQYVDNVARMESRTYYGLNLIRMYFQPGVPIDLAVSEAVSICQTVIKRMPLGTTPPYVLRYSAAEVPVIQLAVSGKTKSGADLFDYTWYIFRRELATIRGATFPPPWGGTARFIRVDAYPDQLLARGITAQELMEVINNQVLDYASGDIKIGDRDYLVSVNNMPTNVQEMNEIPIKKVNGQIVYMHDLGYVRDGGAVQWNFARYNGVPAVIMPLLKNGMASTLELVANLKKLLPVAKASAPEGIEIQELMDQSVFVRASVEGVVKEGLIAAGLTGVMILVFLGSWRSTLIVLTSIPLCILVALFILSRMGNTINIMTLGGLALAVGILVDDATVEVENIHRNHGMGKPLIQAILDGAQQIANAAFVATLSICIVFTSVIFLEGPPKYLFTPMALGVVFSMLFSYFLSRTLVPTMANMLIRQEELIEHKRKIEGKALSRFMRFHHWFMDRFEQFRDNYGELLRWSLHHKGSVFLLFGILGLASFIALPFVGENFFPPVDAGKFRLHVFAPPGTRLETTARIFSEIEEYIKKEIVPEEEIDSIVDLGGLPFWFPAGMAFGDYINEGTFDGEILVSLKEDHHPTSIYVRKIREKLPKQFPGCEFFFQPPDMVNQILNFGSAAPIDIQVVGKDPEITSRFAKEIQKKVKKVKGAADVIIYQKKQPYLHLKIDRVRALDFGLNQREIANNILNQLSSSYVVAPNYWADPKTTINYPLVIQTPQHLIDSHNSLLNINLHPIRESYSDLLAAREETQLLSNVVTVEHRQKAAVVSHYNVKPIYNVFVNVQGRDLGGVVSDVQKIINDVKKKLPPAYEIHIRGQAESMQNAFGRLGLGIIFAILMVYFLLVVNFQGWVDPFIILMALPAGFCGVIWMLYLTGTTFSVPSLMGMIMTVGVATSNSILLITFANEEMRNGADAVTAAWMAGRIRLRPVLMTAGAMILGMLPMSLGLGEGGEQNAPLGRAVIGGMIFATVGTLFFVPVVFSIIRGRKTSHVE; this is translated from the coding sequence ATGCTCTGGCTAGTAAAAGTTGCTCTTAGAAAGCCCTACACGGTAGCTGTAATGGCTGCCTTGATATTTGTCATGGGCCTCCTGACGATAGAAACCACTCCTACGGATATTTTCCCCGATATCGATATTCCTGTCGTCAACGTTGTATGGTTTTATCAAGGGTTGACTCCCGAGGACATGACCAATTTCATTACCACTTTTAGCGAGTTTAATCTTTCCCAATACGTGGATAACGTCGCCCGAATGGAATCGAGAACCTATTATGGTTTAAACTTGATCAGGATGTATTTTCAGCCTGGGGTTCCTATCGATCTTGCCGTATCTGAAGCCGTTTCCATCTGCCAGACGGTGATAAAGAGAATGCCCCTTGGTACGACTCCTCCCTATGTTTTGCGTTATTCTGCGGCCGAAGTTCCCGTCATTCAACTTGCTGTTAGCGGAAAGACGAAGTCTGGTGCAGATCTTTTTGATTATACCTGGTATATCTTTAGAAGGGAGCTGGCAACGATCAGGGGAGCGACTTTTCCCCCTCCTTGGGGAGGAACCGCCCGGTTTATTCGAGTTGATGCTTATCCTGATCAACTTTTGGCAAGAGGAATTACCGCCCAGGAATTAATGGAAGTAATTAACAATCAAGTTCTAGACTATGCTTCTGGCGACATCAAGATTGGGGATAGGGATTACTTGGTTTCGGTCAATAACATGCCGACCAATGTCCAGGAAATGAATGAGATCCCTATCAAGAAAGTCAACGGTCAAATTGTCTACATGCATGATCTTGGTTATGTCAGGGATGGAGGTGCGGTTCAATGGAATTTTGCCCGGTACAATGGTGTTCCCGCCGTTATCATGCCTCTTTTAAAGAATGGGATGGCCTCTACCTTGGAGTTAGTCGCTAATTTAAAAAAACTTCTCCCGGTGGCGAAAGCCTCGGCTCCTGAAGGCATTGAGATCCAGGAACTCATGGATCAATCGGTCTTTGTTCGTGCTTCTGTCGAAGGAGTGGTAAAAGAAGGATTGATCGCCGCAGGGCTTACCGGGGTCATGATCCTTGTTTTTTTGGGGAGCTGGAGGTCCACTTTGATTGTATTGACCTCGATCCCGCTATGCATTCTTGTTGCTCTTTTCATTCTCAGTCGAATGGGCAATACGATTAACATTATGACCCTTGGAGGTCTTGCTCTCGCCGTGGGAATCCTGGTCGATGATGCGACCGTTGAAGTTGAAAATATCCATCGAAACCATGGAATGGGTAAGCCTCTAATCCAGGCTATTCTTGATGGGGCTCAACAGATTGCCAATGCCGCCTTTGTAGCCACTCTCTCCATATGTATTGTCTTTACCTCCGTGATTTTTCTAGAGGGACCGCCCAAGTATCTTTTTACACCTATGGCTTTGGGAGTCGTTTTTTCCATGCTTTTTTCCTACTTTCTTTCAAGAACCCTCGTGCCCACCATGGCCAATATGCTTATCAGGCAAGAAGAGCTTATTGAACATAAAAGAAAAATTGAGGGCAAAGCTCTTTCCCGGTTTATGCGGTTTCATCACTGGTTCATGGATCGTTTTGAGCAGTTTAGAGACAATTATGGAGAACTTTTGCGTTGGTCTTTACACCATAAAGGATCCGTTTTTTTGCTGTTCGGCATATTGGGCTTGGCTTCTTTCATCGCCCTGCCTTTTGTAGGAGAAAATTTCTTCCCTCCCGTGGATGCGGGGAAATTTAGGCTTCATGTTTTTGCTCCTCCGGGGACTAGGCTTGAAACAACGGCGAGGATTTTCAGTGAAATTGAGGAGTACATAAAGAAAGAGATCGTTCCCGAAGAAGAAATTGACTCCATCGTCGATTTGGGAGGGCTTCCTTTTTGGTTTCCTGCAGGTATGGCTTTTGGTGATTATATTAATGAAGGCACTTTTGATGGTGAAATATTGGTTTCGCTTAAAGAAGACCACCATCCTACCTCTATCTATGTCAGGAAAATAAGAGAAAAACTTCCCAAGCAGTTCCCCGGATGTGAGTTCTTTTTCCAGCCACCGGATATGGTGAATCAAATTCTTAATTTTGGTTCGGCAGCCCCTATTGATATTCAGGTTGTGGGAAAAGATCCTGAAATCACTTCACGTTTTGCCAAGGAAATACAGAAAAAAGTAAAAAAGGTAAAAGGAGCTGCTGACGTTATTATATACCAAAAAAAGCAACCTTACTTGCACTTGAAAATAGATCGGGTTCGGGCGTTGGATTTTGGACTCAATCAAAGAGAGATCGCTAATAACATTTTGAACCAATTAAGCTCAAGTTACGTTGTTGCTCCCAATTATTGGGCTGATCCCAAGACGACTATCAATTATCCTCTCGTCATACAGACTCCCCAACACCTGATAGATAGTCATAATTCTTTGCTGAACATTAACCTGCATCCTATCAGGGAAAGCTATTCCGATCTCCTTGCCGCTCGGGAAGAAACCCAGCTTTTAAGTAACGTCGTTACCGTCGAGCATAGGCAAAAAGCGGCTGTAGTCAGTCACTACAATGTTAAACCGATCTATAATGTTTTCGTCAATGTCCAAGGGAGAGATTTGGGGGGGGTTGTCAGCGATGTGCAAAAGATTATCAATGATGTAAAAAAGAAGTTACCCCCGGCCTACGAAATCCATATTCGAGGACAAGCTGAAAGTATGCAAAACGCTTTTGGTCGGTTAGGTCTTGGCATTATTTTTGCCATATTGATGGTTTATTTCCTGTTGGTCGTTAACTTCCAAGGATGGGTGGATCCTTTTATTATTCTCATGGCATTGCCTGCGGGATTTTGTGGAGTGATTTGGATGCTTTACCTTACCGGCACAACTTTTAGCGTTCCTTCGCTGATGGGAATGATCATGACCGTGGGGGTGGCCACCTCTAATAGTATTTTGCTTATTACTTTTGCTAATGAAGAAATGAGAAATGGAGCCGATGCGGTTACGGCTGCATGGATGGCAGGAAGGATTAGGTTAAGGCCGGTACTCATGACAGCAGGGGCAATGATTCTTGGAATGCTACCCATGTCCCTGGGACTAGGCGAAGGAGGTGAACAAAACGCCCCACTGGGAAGGGCGGTTATCGGGGGAATGATTTTTGCGACTGTGGGGACGCTCTTTTTTGTCCCCGTGGTTTTTAGTATAATTCGTGGAAGAAAAACATCTCATGTCGAGTAG
- a CDS encoding efflux RND transporter periplasmic adaptor subunit, producing the protein MSSKELKVGAKIKDIKKGIWGRLHRVIERYKNGIRGKTANAGSQEEMKVHLTPAPSEPPPVKDRPPINPKESWDTLLKKVKKGPAFIALSFGAILLALFIIGLIPRIHNQIKLKKFVGIANEVPVSVTKPQLAPPITDLRLPGTARGYFETPIWARVNGYIKNWWVDIGDEVKEGQLMAVIDAPDIDRQVLEMEGVLKSAEANLEIARISLDRWKELIKTRAVSQQQLDERQAAYDAALARVNAARGQYEHWKELQNFEKIYAPFSGIVTARNIDIGTLVSLGSDKGVRELYRISVTDVMRVYVAVPQNYAPQIQLGTWADVTASELPGKIYKGLVVRTAKAVDPLSRTLLTEVDVGNPKGEIIVNMYVDVTFHLPRTQETFLVPVNAIIDRSDGNYVLSVDEHNIVHYNKVELGKDLGQYIEIPFGLSKDQKVILNPPEILEDGDRVVVVADLSQPKPDKKMEKKLLQKGKLAHE; encoded by the coding sequence ATGAGTAGTAAGGAGCTTAAGGTGGGTGCAAAAATAAAAGATATAAAAAAGGGAATATGGGGGAGGTTGCACCGCGTCATTGAGCGGTACAAGAACGGGATAAGGGGCAAGACTGCCAATGCCGGTAGCCAGGAAGAAATGAAAGTTCACTTGACTCCGGCCCCTTCTGAACCGCCGCCTGTTAAAGACAGGCCGCCTATTAATCCTAAAGAGAGTTGGGATACCCTTCTGAAAAAAGTGAAAAAGGGCCCAGCTTTCATTGCTTTGTCTTTTGGTGCTATCCTCTTGGCCCTTTTTATCATAGGGCTTATACCCAGGATACATAACCAGATCAAGCTTAAAAAGTTTGTGGGTATAGCTAATGAGGTGCCTGTCTCGGTTACAAAGCCGCAGTTAGCCCCTCCAATTACGGATTTGAGGCTTCCGGGGACCGCCAGGGGCTATTTTGAAACCCCTATTTGGGCACGGGTCAACGGGTATATAAAAAATTGGTGGGTAGATATTGGGGATGAGGTCAAAGAAGGGCAGCTCATGGCGGTAATCGATGCTCCCGATATTGACCGGCAGGTCCTAGAAATGGAAGGGGTACTGAAATCTGCCGAAGCCAATTTAGAAATTGCCAGGATATCCCTCGATAGATGGAAAGAACTGATCAAAACACGTGCAGTATCCCAGCAACAACTCGATGAAAGGCAAGCGGCCTATGATGCAGCTCTTGCGCGAGTCAATGCTGCAAGAGGCCAGTATGAACATTGGAAGGAACTACAAAATTTTGAAAAAATTTATGCCCCTTTCAGCGGTATTGTTACGGCTAGGAATATTGATATTGGAACGCTGGTTTCATTGGGAAGCGACAAAGGGGTACGAGAGCTTTATCGAATATCTGTTACAGACGTGATGAGAGTATATGTAGCGGTACCCCAAAATTATGCTCCACAAATTCAACTTGGGACATGGGCAGATGTAACGGCATCTGAGCTACCGGGAAAAATCTACAAAGGATTAGTGGTAAGAACGGCTAAAGCTGTTGATCCTCTTTCTCGAACCTTGTTAACAGAAGTCGATGTCGGCAATCCTAAAGGAGAAATTATCGTCAACATGTATGTGGATGTCACCTTTCATTTGCCGAGAACCCAGGAAACATTTTTGGTTCCGGTTAATGCTATAATCGATAGATCTGATGGCAATTATGTTCTTAGTGTTGATGAACATAATATCGTCCATTACAATAAGGTAGAACTAGGAAAAGATTTAGGACAATATATAGAAATTCCATTTGGTCTTTCCAAGGATCAGAAAGTAATATTGAATCCTCCAGAAATTCTCGAGGATGGAGACAGGGTAGTTGTTGTTGCTGATCTATCTCAACCCAAGCCCGACAAAAAAATGGAGAAAAAACTTTTGCAAAAAGGCAAGCTTGCCCATGAATGA
- a CDS encoding 2-dehydropantoate 2-reductase, with the protein MSQKDQDDVVHGTNPREKIAVVGAGAIGLFYGGLLAKAGYDVHFLMRKDLDWVKQKGLIIEWREEKFHLYPLQVFSSTQQIGPCKWVIISLKASANDALLELLPPLLTPQTVLVCFQNGIDNEKWLYDNFGPRTVIGGILFVCINRTGPGKVTNFGFGKVELGQYNALAGKEVKEFEFMLRSAGIETEIVPSLEEARWKKLVWNIPFNGLAVAAGGIDVAEILAHPELERATRELMEEIIRAAKAMGYCISNDFIELQIEVTRKMGRYKPSSLVDYFEKKPLEIEAIWGRPLKKARAKGIHLPKLQLLYAILDSLNCRI; encoded by the coding sequence ATGTCGCAAAAAGATCAAGACGATGTCGTCCATGGAACCAACCCTAGAGAGAAAATAGCGGTGGTCGGTGCGGGAGCTATCGGCTTATTTTATGGGGGGCTTTTGGCTAAAGCCGGGTATGATGTTCATTTCCTGATGAGAAAGGACCTGGATTGGGTTAAGCAAAAAGGTTTGATTATTGAATGGAGGGAAGAAAAATTCCATCTTTATCCTTTGCAAGTTTTTTCCTCTACTCAACAGATTGGTCCCTGTAAATGGGTCATTATATCCTTGAAAGCTTCTGCCAATGATGCCCTGTTGGAGTTGCTTCCTCCTCTTCTTACTCCCCAAACAGTGCTTGTTTGTTTTCAAAATGGTATTGATAATGAAAAATGGCTTTATGATAACTTTGGTCCAAGAACGGTTATCGGTGGTATCTTGTTTGTATGCATCAATCGAACCGGTCCAGGGAAGGTGACGAATTTTGGTTTTGGTAAGGTTGAACTGGGCCAGTATAATGCTCTTGCCGGAAAAGAAGTAAAAGAATTTGAATTTATGCTTCGTTCGGCGGGAATTGAAACAGAAATAGTCCCATCATTGGAAGAAGCCCGCTGGAAGAAGTTGGTATGGAATATTCCCTTCAATGGATTAGCTGTGGCAGCAGGAGGAATAGATGTGGCTGAAATTCTGGCTCATCCTGAACTTGAACGGGCTACGCGCGAGTTGATGGAGGAAATCATTCGTGCGGCGAAGGCCATGGGCTATTGCATCAGCAACGATTTTATAGAATTACAAATCGAAGTCACAAGGAAAATGGGCCGTTATAAGCCATCAAGTTTAGTGGATTATTTTGAAAAAAAACCCCTCGAAATCGAGGCGATATGGGGAAGGCCTCTTAAAAAAGCCCGTGCAAAGGGGATCCATTTACCTAAGCTTCAATTGCTTTATGCTATTCTTGATTCATTAAATTGTCGAATATAA